The genomic stretch AAGGCCGCCGAGGAACCGGCCGATCTTGTCGGCGATCTCGACTGGGATCTCGACGAACAGGCGACCGAGGATCTGCATGCCTCCAGCGCCGCTGCCGATGCCGATCTCGACGATCTGCTGCTCGATGAGCTTCAGGGCCAGGATATGGGCGCGGATGCTGCCGATCATGGCGACATCGATTTCGACGATGATGCGTTCGATGCGGCCTTGGCCAGCAATCTCGATCCGCGCGACGAGGCAGCTTCCCGCCAGGATCAGGCCGATTCCCTCGATTGGCTGGCCGAGCGCTCCGCGCCGAGCGAGCCGACCCGTTCGTGGAGCCGCGTGACACCGGTTCCCCAGCACCCGGCATTCGCCGCGCAGCCGTCCGCTTCGATGGCGGCCAGGCCCGCCGAGCCTGATGTTGCCCCTGCGGTGGCCGTCGTGCCGTCCTACCGCGCGCCTGAGCCGGTTGCGGCAGCTCCCTATGCAGCGCCGGTATCCGCACCGCAGCCGCGCCAGTCCTCGCGCTACGACGAGGTGCCTGATGTCGAAACGGTCGATGTGCCGGAGCGCGTCGTGGCGCTGGCGGACGATCTCGACATTCCGGAACTGCATTTCGAGGAAGATGAACCGGCCGCAACAGGTTATGACGACCTCGACGCCGAGTTCGCCAGCCTGCTGACGGAAATGAATTCGGTGGAGGTCGCGCCTGCTCCCGCCGCGCCCGCAAGCAGCGCTGCCTATGCCGATGAAGCCTTCAATGGCGGGTTCAATCAGGGCTACCAGGCGCCGGCCTATGAAGAACCCAAGCCGGCATATGACGGGGTCAAACCGGCCTATCAGCCGGAAGCGCGTACCTATGCGGCTCGGCCGGCGGAAATGCCCGCGCGCGCCGCGGCGAACACCGGCTATGCCGACGCCGCCGATGGCTTCGATCTCGACAATCTGCCCGGCAGCCAGCCGGTCTCGCAGGCCGACGATTTCACCGTCGATGAACTCGATTATGATCCCGAGCTGGACGAAGCAATGGCCGTTCCGGGTCTCGGCGAACGGGAAGCCGCGAGGCCGTCGGGCCGCCGCGGCCTGTTTATCGCCGCGATCGTCGGTGCCGTGGCCGTCGCAGGCGGTCTTGGCGCCTTTGCGCTGTCTTTCGGCGGCAAGGGCGGCAGCGAAGCGCCTGTCATCGTCAAGGCTGACAATTCGCCGATCAAGGTCAAGCCGGAAAATCCGGGCGGCACCGTGGTGCCGAACCAGGACAACAAGGTCTATGACGCGGTGGTCAAGGGCGCGAAGCCGGCCGAGCCGGTGCAGCAGAAGCTTGTCACCAACACCGAGGTCCCTGTGGATGTGCAGGCCAAGGACCCGGCCCGCGCCATCGATCTTTCCGCTGGCCAGGGTGCTACCGTTGGTGATGACGGCAATGCCGCGCCGACCGCAAGTGCCGCGCCGGCTGGCAATACGGCTCCGGCCGGCAATGCAACCCAGGCTGACAATGCGGCGCCCGCGCCCAAGTCCGAGGACCGCATCGCGCAGGTGCTGCAGGATACCGACAAGGGCACCAACAACGATGTCGTCGCCGTCGCGCCGCGCAAGGTGAGGACGATGGTGGTCAAATCGGATGGCTCGCTGGTGCCGCGCGAGGATCCGACGCCGGCCGCACCGCAGGTGGCGGCCGCCGAGCCGAGCGATCCGGCGCCGCAGCATGTCGCTGCACCGTCGGCGCAGGCCGATGCAGACCAGACCGGCACGGTTGCGCCCGCCGTGGCCCAGTCGGGCGATGAACCGGCCCTCAAGCCGGCGGCCAAACCGGCCAAGGCGCAGTCGGCCAACACGCCGGCCAAGGTTGCGATCGCGCCGCAGCGTCCGTCCGACCAGCCGGTCGATGTCGTCGGCGAGGTCAAGCCCGACCAGGTCGCGTCCATCGACCCGGCAACGACGGCGACCGGTAGCGGTTCGTGGTCGATGCAGGTTGCTTCGCAGCCGACGGTGGAAAGCGCCCAGTCGACCTACCAGGACCTGCAGCGCCGCTATGGCAGCGTGCTTGCCGGCCGCACCGCCAACATCGTCAAGGCCGAGATTGCCGGCAAGGGCACGTTCTACCGCGTCCGGGTCGTTGCCCAGTCGCGCAACGATGCCATTAATCTGTGCACCAGCTACAAGGCTGCCGGCGGCAACTGCTTCGTCTCGCGCTAGACGACGTTCAACTGTTCAAAGCCGGCGCGGCCCAAGGTCGCGCCGGCTTTTTCATGTGCCTGACCTTTCACATGCCTGACTTTTTCATGTGGAAGCATATCCCGTGGTTTGACGCATGTTTCCCGAGACGATTCCCTTCGGCCGCGTGAAGCCCTAGACTCCTGACATGACCGAATCAAAATCCATGATCCTCGGCTGCGCCGGGAAATCGCTCACCCGCGAAGAAATCAATTTCTATCGCAATGAATGCCCGTGGGCCTTCATCCTGTTTGCCCGCAACATCGGCGAGACCGAGCAGATCCGCGATCTCGTCGCCGAGATGCGCGACTGCATCGGGCGGCCGGACGCGCTGGTGTTCATCGACCAGGAAGGTGGCCGGGTGCAACGCCTGCGGCCGCCGCTGGCGCCGAACTATCCGGCGGGCGGGGCGCTTGGCGCGCTGTGGCGCGACGATCACGACGCCGGCGCCCGTGCTGCCTGGCTGATGGCGCGCCTGCACGCCTTCGACCTGCTGCGCTACGGCATCACCGCGGATTGCCTGCCGGTGCTCGACGTGCCGATCGAAGGCGCCAGCGACGTCATCGGCGCGCGCGCCTACGGCAAGGAGCCGCGCGCGGTCATCGAACTCGGCCGGGCCGCCGCAGAGGGCCTGATGTCGGGCGGCGTGCTGCCTGTGATGAAGCACATCCCCGGTCATGGCAGGGCCTTTGCCGACACGCATTTCGAACTGCCAACGGTCGATGCCTCGCTCAGCGATCTGCAACGACATGACTTTGCCCCGTTCAGGGAGCTCAACGACCTGCCGATGGCGATGACGGCGCATGTGGTCTACAGCGCCATCGACCCCAAGAACCCGGCGACGACGTCAGGCAAGGTCATCGACGAGATCATCCGCCGCGACATCGGCTTTGACGGGCTCCTGATGAGCGACGACACCTCGATGAAGGCACTTTCTGGGGATTTCCCGACAAAGGCGGCGTCGATCCTTGCGGCGGGCTGCGATCTGGTCCTTCACTGCAACGGCGTTTTCGAGGAGATGGCGGGCATTGCGTCGCGCACCACGGGGCTTGAGGGCAAGTCGCTGGAGCGTGCAAAGCGGGCGCTGACCTATATAAGGAAACGCGACGCGGCCGAGGAAACCGAGATACGCGCTGAATTTGCCACCTATTTCGATGCGGTGGCCTAACCAAGGGAAGTGACAAAGGCAGTGGCGGAAACGTTGGAAAGCAAGGCCGCGAAGGCCGCACCGATGGACCGCCTGTGGGCCGAGAATGACGATTCACGCGTCACCGGCGACCCGTCGCTGGTCGTCGACGTGGCCGGTTTCGAAGGCCCGCTCGATCTGCTCCTGCACCTTGCCCGCACCCAGAAGGTCGACCTGGCGCGCATCTCCATCCTGGCGCTGGTCGAGCAGTATCTGGCGTTTGTCGAGACGGCGAGGGCGCTGCGGCTCGAACTTGCGGCCGACTATCTGGTGATGGCGGCGTGGCTCGCCTTCCTCAAGTCGAAGCTGTTGATCCCCAAGCAGCCAGGTGAAGAGGGCGAAAGCGGCGAGGAACTGGCGGCCGTGTTGCAATTCCGGCTGAAGCGGCTGGAAGCCATGCGCGATGCGGCGGCGCGCCTGGTCAACCGCAACCGGCTCGGGCGCGACGTGTTCGCGCGCGGCATGCCCGAAATGGTCATCATCGAGAAGCGCAACGCCTATTCGGCGTCGCTCTACGATCTCCTGACCGCCTATGCCCAGCAGCGGCAGAAGCAGGCGATCACCAATGTGACGATCGCCAGACGAGGCGTGTGGTCGCTCAAGGACGCGCGCGACATCCTGACCCGGCTGATCGGCTCGCTGCGTGACTGGACCGCCCTGGACAGCTTCCTCATCCAATACATGACCAGCCCGGAAGAGCGGCGTACGGCGATCGCCAGCTCGTTCGCGGCGACACTGGAACTGGTGCGCGAGCGCAAGATGGATCTGCGGCAGGACGAGGTGTTCGCGCCGATCTATCTGCGCGATCACCGCGCTCCGGCAATCAAGGCAGTCGAGGTGGCATCATGAGCGAACGCGCCAACGCTTCGGTTATCCCCTTCAAGGTGGACGATGAACTGGAAGGCGAGCTCGACCAGGCCTCGGCAGAGAACCCGGCGCAGAATCCGGCCGAGCGCCTGCATATGGCGGAGGCCGTGCGCATGGCCGAGGCGATCGTGTTCGCCAGCGCCGAACCCGTCAGCGAAAAGCAGCTTGCCGCGCGCCTCCCCGACGGCATCAACGTTGCCCTGGCGATGGCCGAGCTGCAGCAGGTCTATGCACGGCGCGGCGTCAATCTGGTGCGGGTCGGCGACGCCTGGGCGTTCCGCACCGCCGGTGACCTCGCCTTCCTGATGAGCCGCGACACGGTGCAGCAGCGCAAGCTTTCGCGCGCGGCGCTCGAGGTGCTGGCGATCATCGCCTATCACCAGCCGGTGACGCGCGCCGAGATCGAGGACATCCGCGGTGTCGAGACGTCGAAGGGCACGCTGGACACGCTGCTCGAGACGGAATGGGTGCGCATGCGCGGCCGCCGCAAGACGCCCGGTCGTCCCGTAACCTATGGCACCACCGAAACCTTCCTCGACCATTTCGCACTCGAGGAAATCCGCGATCTTCCCGGAATGGAAGAACTGAAGGGGGCGGGCCTGCTCTCGGGGCGCATGCCGTCGAATTTCTCCATCCCGCAGCCGCCGGCCGATCCCGACGCGCTGACCGAGGACGAGGATCCGCTGACTGACATCGATCTCGAGGAACTAGGTCTGCTGACGCCGCGCGTCACGGAAGATTGACCTGCCGGCCTCTGTCCAAGCGCTCCGATAGGTCGTAGATGCGCCGATTGGTAGCGGGCCAGCGAGTCGAAAAAGCGTGACATCCGTCACCCTTTCATAAACTCTGTCGCTGTTGTGTTTGAATCCCAACGCGAAAACGCATAGATCATCGCCAGGGAAAACATTCGAGAGAGATTTGCTATGGGTTCATTTTCGATTTGGCACTGGATGATCGTGCTGGTGATCGTGCTGCTGGTTTTCGGCCGCGGCAAGATTCCCGAGCTGATGGGCGACATGGCCAAAGGCATCAAGAGCTTCAAGAAGGGCATGGCGGACGACGACGTCGCCGACGACAAGCGCACCGTCGAACACCGTGCCGACGAGACCGTTTCGGCCGTGAAGGAAAAAGCCAGCAAGAGCTGAGCCAAAAAGTTCTAGTCGGAACAGAGTGCCATGTTTGAAGTCGGCTGGACCGAAATGCTGGTGATCGCGATCGTCATGATCGTGGTCGTCGGGCCGAAGGATTTGCCCAATATGCTGCGCACCTTCGGCCGCACGACGGCGAAGCTGCGCTCGATGGCCGCCGACTTCCAGAAACAGTTCAACGAAGCGCTGAAGGAAGCCGAACTCGACGACGTCAAGAAGTCGGTCGACGAACTCAGGGGCTTGAGCCCCGTTGCCGAGATCAGGAAACAGCTCAACCCGTTCGAGCAGGCGGCCGCCGATGTGCGCGCCGGCGTCGACCAGGCGATGAAGCCGAAGCCAGCCGCCGATCCGGCAACGCCCGCCGCTTCGACGCCACAGGCGGCCGAGCCGTTGAAGAACGCCGCAACGGAAATGCCTGGCGTCAGTGCGGCGGGAGCCGCAGCGCCGACGCCGATTTTCCCGGCCATGACCGATGAATCGGTGGTGACGGCCTCCACGGAACCTGCCGTGGCGCCGAAGGCATCTGCCGCGAAGAAGGCGGCCAAGGCCTCGCCGACAGCAAAGGCTCCGGCGAAGGCGGCGACGGCAAAGGCCGCGCCGGTGGCGACGGCAAAAGCCGCATCCGCGTCCAAGACGCCTGCGAAGGCGTCGGCAGCAAAGCCTGCCGCCGCCTCAGTGAAGAATACCGCTGCCAAGGCGACTGCTGGAAAGACCATGGCGAAAGCCGAACCGAAACCCGCGCCAGTGAAGAAGCCGGCGGCCAAGAAGACGGCTGGAGCCGCCAAGTGAGCGTTTCGGACAAGGAAAAGGACGAGATCGAAAAATCGTCGGCGCCGCTGATCGAGCATCTCATCGAGCTGCGCCGGCGGCTGATCTGGTCGCTCGGCGGCTTTTTCGTCGCCTTCCTGGTATGCTTCTTCTTTGCCAAGAAGCTGTTCAACCTTCTGGTCGTTCCCTTCAAATGGGCGACCAAGTGGGCGGGTCTCGATCCGCACAAGGTCGAGCTGATCTACACCGCGCCGCAGGAATTCTTCTTCACGCAGGTCAAGCTCGCCATGTTCGGCGGCATGGTCATCGCCTTTCCGCTGATCGCCACGCAGATCTACAAATTCATCGCGCCCGGTCTCTACAAGAACGAGCGCAACGCCTTCCTGCCGTTCCTGATCGCATCGCCCATCCTGTTCCTGATGGGCGCCTCACTGGTCTATTTCTTCTTCACCCCGATGGTGATGTGGTTCTTCCTCGCCATGCAGCAGGCCGGCACGGACGATCAGGTGCAGATTTCGCTGCTGCCGAAAGTGTCGGAATATCTCAGCCTGATCATGACGCTGATCTTCTCCTTCGGCCTGGTGTTCCAGCTGCCGGTGGTGACCAGCCTGATGACGCGCGTCGGCATGCTGTCGTCCAAGGCGCTGGCCGAGAAGCGCAAATGGGCGATCGTCATCGCCTTCGTCGTCGCCGCCGTGCTGACGCCCCCCGATCCGATGAGCCAGATCGGTTTGGCCATCCCGACCATCCTGCTCTACGAGGTCGCCATCTGGGCCGCGCGGTGGATCGAGCGCAGCCAGGAGCGCGAGCGCCTTGCGCGCGAGAAGCAGGAAGCCGGGGAGACCGTGGCGGACAAGACGCCGGACGAGCCGCCGGCGCCGGCTGCCTCGTAAGCCGTCAGCAGCGGCGGAAAACGACAACCGCCGCCCAGCCTCATCTTGCATCGATCAAGGATGCGGTTTACGCCCCTCTAGCCTAGCTTTGAGGACGTTAAAACCATGCTTGACATCAAATGGATTCGCGACAACCCGAAGGCCCTAGTCGAGGCGCTGGCCAAGCGCTCTTGGTCGACGGCTGAGGCGCAGTCCACGGTCGATGATTTGATCGCCAGGGATGAGGCGCGGCGCGAACACGTCACCGAGCTGCAGACCAAGCAGGAGCGCCGCAACGCCGCCTCGAAGGAGATCGGCAACGCCATGCGTTCGGGCGACGCCGCCCTTGCCGAAAAATTGAAGGCCGAAGTCGGCGATATAAAAACCTTCATCCAGAATGGCGAGGCGCGCGAACGCGAGCTCGACAAGGCGCTGAACGACGCGCTTGCGGTGCTGCCCAATGTGCCGCTCGACGACGTGCCTGTCGGCAAGGACGAACACGACAATGTCGTCAAACACATCGTCGGCAAGGTGCCCACGCGGCCGAACTGGGTGAAGGAGCATTTCGAAGTTGGCGAAGCGCTCGGCATGATGGATTTCGAGCGGGCGGCGAAGCTGTCGGGCTCACGCTTCACCGTGCTGAAGAGCGGCTTGGCGCGGATGGAACGCGCCATCGGCCAGTTCATGCTCGACCTCCACACGACCGAGCACGGCTATGAGGAAGTGATCCCGCCGCTGATGGTGCGCGATGAGGTGCTTTTCGGCACCAACCAGCTGCCGAAATTCGAGGAGGACCTGTTCTTCACGCCGCACGGGGAGGGCAGGCTTGGCCTGATCCCCACCGCCGAAGTGCCGCTCACCAACCTGGTGCGCGAGGAAATCACCGCGCATGAAAAACTGCCGCTGCGCTATACCGCGCTGACGCCGTGTTTCCGTTCGGAGGCAGGCTCAGGTGGGCGCGACACGCGCGGCATGCTGCGCCAGCACCAGTTCTACAAGGTCGAGCTGGTGTCGATCACCGACCAGGACTCTTCGCTGGCCGAGCATGAACGCATGACGCAATGCGCCGAGGAAGTGCTGAAGCGGCTGGAACTGCCGTTCCGCACCATGGTGCTGTGCACCGGCGACATGGGTTTTGGCGCGCGCAAGACCTACGACATCGAGGTCTGGCTGCCCGGCCAGAATGCCTATCGCGAAATCTCGTCCTGCTCGGTCTGCGGCGATTTCCAGGCGCGCCGCATGGACGCCCGCTACAAGGACAAGGACGGCAAGGGCAACCGCTTCGTCCACACGCTCAACGGTTCGGGCACCGCCGTCGGCCGTGCGCTGATTGCCGTCATCGAAAACTACCAGAACGAAGACGGCAGCGTAACGATTCCTGAAGTGCTGCGGCCTTACATGGGCGGTCTGGCAAAGATCGAAGCGAAGTAATGCGCATTCTTCTCACCAATGACGACGGCATTCATGCCGAGGGCCTGGCGTCGCTCGAGCGCGTCGCCCGTACGCTCTCCGACGATGTCTGGGTGGTGGCGCCGGAGCAGGACCAGTCCGGCTATGCGCATTCGCTTTCGATCTCGGAGCCGTTGCGGCTGCGCAAGATCGGCGAGAAGCATTTTGCCGTGCGCGGCACGCCGACCGATTGCGTCATCATGGGCGTCAAGAAGATCCTGCCCGGCGCGCCCGACCTGATCCTGTCCGGCATCAATTCCGGCGCCAACATCGCCGATGACGTGACCTATTCGGGAACCGTCGCCGGCGCCATGGAAGGCGCGCTGCTCGGTATCCGTTCGATCGCGCTGAGCCAGGGCTATTCGTATGTCGGCGAGGACCGCATCGTCCCCTACGAGACCACCGAGGCGCTGGCGCCGGCGCTGCTGAAGAAGCTCGTTGCGACGCCGCTCCCGGACGGCGTGCTGCTCAACGTCAATTTTCCGAACTGCCTTCCTGAAGAGGTCGCCGGCACGGTGGTCACCATGCAAGGCAAACTCGTGCACAGCCTGTGGGTCGACGAGCGCCGCGACGGGCGCGGCCTGCCTTACTACTGGTTGCGCTTCGGCCGCGAGCCGGTCGAGGGCAAGCAAGGCACCGACCTCCATGCGCTGCGCAACCGTCTGGTGTCGGTGACGCCGTTGCAGCTCGACCTCACCGCGCATGAGATCCGTGACCAGCTGAGCAAGGCGCTTGCATGAACCTGCCAATCGATGACCGCGAAGGATTTGCCGCTTTCCTGTTGCGCCTGCGCGGCAGGGGCACCGTGCCGAAGGCGCTGATCGCGGCTTTCGAGGCAACGCCGCGGCGCGGCTTCCTGGCGGCCCACTTCCACCAGCTCGCCTGGTCCGACCGCATGCTGCCGATCGAATGCGGCGAGGCGATCGAAGGCGCCGACATGCAGGCGGCGGTGATCGCGGCCCTTGCCATCGAATCGGGAAACCGCGTGCTCGAGATCGGCACCGGCTCCGGTTATACGGCGGCGGTGATGTCGCGGCTGGCGGCGCGGATCGTCACCATCGACCGCTACAAGACGCTGGTGGAGCAAGCCAGGCAGCGCTTTGAGGCGCTGGGCATCGGCAATGTCATCGTGCGCCAGGCGGACGGCTCCGGCGGCCTGCCTGCCGAAGGGCCGTTCGACCGCATCGTCGCCTGGGCCGCCTTCGACAGCCTGCCGCGCTTCCTGCTCGACCAGCTGTCGAGCGGCGGCATCGTCATCGCGCCGATCGGGCCGGAGGAGGGCGAGCAGGTGCTTGCCAAGCTCACCAAGGTCGGAAGCCGTTTCGAGCGCGAGGATATCGGCCTCGTGCGGCTGCAGCCGATCCTGCGCAGCGTCGCGGCGATCATCTAGTTTTCGGCACAGTATTGGTTCGCGGTCGAACACCTGTTCGACCTGATGATCCCTGCCGCCAGCTATCCCCAAATGTTTTAAGAAAATTTTCGTCGGATTCTAATGGGTTAACCGCCCGGTAACATTAACGCGCTTTAATCCTGTCTCAGTTGGTGCAGCGTTTGTGCGGGTTAGTGCGATGCAACTCAGTGTTTTGAAGGCAAACAGTCGCAATCTGGCGCGGGGCTGCGCTGTTCTCATGATTGCAGGCGCGGCCGCCGGGTGCAGTTCCCAGGCTTCGCGGTTCAACAGTGTCGACGACGTCTTCACTTCCTCGACCAACAATCAGCGCGCCATCATCAACAAGCAGGATGCCGCGCAGCCCTATCCGGGCGATGTTTCGGCCGCGCCGCTCGACGGCAGCCACACGCAATCGGTCAGCCGCTCCAGCCTCGAAC from Mesorhizobium sp. 113-3-3 encodes the following:
- the tatB gene encoding Sec-independent protein translocase protein TatB, which encodes MFEVGWTEMLVIAIVMIVVVGPKDLPNMLRTFGRTTAKLRSMAADFQKQFNEALKEAELDDVKKSVDELRGLSPVAEIRKQLNPFEQAAADVRAGVDQAMKPKPAADPATPAASTPQAAEPLKNAATEMPGVSAAGAAAPTPIFPAMTDESVVTASTEPAVAPKASAAKKAAKASPTAKAPAKAATAKAAPVATAKAASASKTPAKASAAKPAAASVKNTAAKATAGKTMAKAEPKPAPVKKPAAKKTAGAAK
- the serS gene encoding serine--tRNA ligase, whose product is MLDIKWIRDNPKALVEALAKRSWSTAEAQSTVDDLIARDEARREHVTELQTKQERRNAASKEIGNAMRSGDAALAEKLKAEVGDIKTFIQNGEARERELDKALNDALAVLPNVPLDDVPVGKDEHDNVVKHIVGKVPTRPNWVKEHFEVGEALGMMDFERAAKLSGSRFTVLKSGLARMERAIGQFMLDLHTTEHGYEEVIPPLMVRDEVLFGTNQLPKFEEDLFFTPHGEGRLGLIPTAEVPLTNLVREEITAHEKLPLRYTALTPCFRSEAGSGGRDTRGMLRQHQFYKVELVSITDQDSSLAEHERMTQCAEEVLKRLELPFRTMVLCTGDMGFGARKTYDIEVWLPGQNAYREISSCSVCGDFQARRMDARYKDKDGKGNRFVHTLNGSGTAVGRALIAVIENYQNEDGSVTIPEVLRPYMGGLAKIEAK
- a CDS encoding SPOR domain-containing protein; this encodes MADRTQLRVADNNDIADDDPFAELTRIMGFDPRQPVKQQARVEPQVAAASQPVQEDDFDIDLEKELMGEFDAGDSVATPVVEAHEPAFETAAAPAQDDDLALSLDDDFHLDFTGADEQGLVAGRADTGAAEAAPSVEPAFDADFDNAVASSLEDVSPFEDDLRMDDELAASLDQDFHIEDHAVEDEAVEAQHAVAEVPMAAEPAPEHEFDDAAAFSLEDELMLDGHSADQRPVAAVAVDYPEPVLAAAHEAEAISDDDFDGRFEAAMADVDMDFDIQADEPVAFDAAEAHEVLADAVGTRGEFSNPEAVSDDSFDLNLDDAFAEPAEEPVAEVAAAAVQPIAPATPAAIMAEPAPAPVADERSLEDELNALLGAMTARTQPSAKEPVAAQPVVAQPVAAPVQPYAAPYAAAPAKAAEEPADLVGDLDWDLDEQATEDLHASSAAADADLDDLLLDELQGQDMGADAADHGDIDFDDDAFDAALASNLDPRDEAASRQDQADSLDWLAERSAPSEPTRSWSRVTPVPQHPAFAAQPSASMAARPAEPDVAPAVAVVPSYRAPEPVAAAPYAAPVSAPQPRQSSRYDEVPDVETVDVPERVVALADDLDIPELHFEEDEPAATGYDDLDAEFASLLTEMNSVEVAPAPAAPASSAAYADEAFNGGFNQGYQAPAYEEPKPAYDGVKPAYQPEARTYAARPAEMPARAAANTGYADAADGFDLDNLPGSQPVSQADDFTVDELDYDPELDEAMAVPGLGEREAARPSGRRGLFIAAIVGAVAVAGGLGAFALSFGGKGGSEAPVIVKADNSPIKVKPENPGGTVVPNQDNKVYDAVVKGAKPAEPVQQKLVTNTEVPVDVQAKDPARAIDLSAGQGATVGDDGNAAPTASAAPAGNTAPAGNATQADNAAPAPKSEDRIAQVLQDTDKGTNNDVVAVAPRKVRTMVVKSDGSLVPREDPTPAAPQVAAAEPSDPAPQHVAAPSAQADADQTGTVAPAVAQSGDEPALKPAAKPAKAQSANTPAKVAIAPQRPSDQPVDVVGEVKPDQVASIDPATTATGSGSWSMQVASQPTVESAQSTYQDLQRRYGSVLAGRTANIVKAEIAGKGTFYRVRVVAQSRNDAINLCTSYKAAGGNCFVSR
- the surE gene encoding 5'/3'-nucleotidase SurE, translated to MRILLTNDDGIHAEGLASLERVARTLSDDVWVVAPEQDQSGYAHSLSISEPLRLRKIGEKHFAVRGTPTDCVIMGVKKILPGAPDLILSGINSGANIADDVTYSGTVAGAMEGALLGIRSIALSQGYSYVGEDRIVPYETTEALAPALLKKLVATPLPDGVLLNVNFPNCLPEEVAGTVVTMQGKLVHSLWVDERRDGRGLPYYWLRFGREPVEGKQGTDLHALRNRLVSVTPLQLDLTAHEIRDQLSKALA
- the nagZ gene encoding beta-N-acetylhexosaminidase is translated as MTESKSMILGCAGKSLTREEINFYRNECPWAFILFARNIGETEQIRDLVAEMRDCIGRPDALVFIDQEGGRVQRLRPPLAPNYPAGGALGALWRDDHDAGARAAWLMARLHAFDLLRYGITADCLPVLDVPIEGASDVIGARAYGKEPRAVIELGRAAAEGLMSGGVLPVMKHIPGHGRAFADTHFELPTVDASLSDLQRHDFAPFRELNDLPMAMTAHVVYSAIDPKNPATTSGKVIDEIIRRDIGFDGLLMSDDTSMKALSGDFPTKAASILAAGCDLVLHCNGVFEEMAGIASRTTGLEGKSLERAKRALTYIRKRDAAEETEIRAEFATYFDAVA
- a CDS encoding segregation and condensation protein A, with product MDRLWAENDDSRVTGDPSLVVDVAGFEGPLDLLLHLARTQKVDLARISILALVEQYLAFVETARALRLELAADYLVMAAWLAFLKSKLLIPKQPGEEGESGEELAAVLQFRLKRLEAMRDAAARLVNRNRLGRDVFARGMPEMVIIEKRNAYSASLYDLLTAYAQQRQKQAITNVTIARRGVWSLKDARDILTRLIGSLRDWTALDSFLIQYMTSPEERRTAIASSFAATLELVRERKMDLRQDEVFAPIYLRDHRAPAIKAVEVAS
- the tatC gene encoding twin-arginine translocase subunit TatC, translating into MSVSDKEKDEIEKSSAPLIEHLIELRRRLIWSLGGFFVAFLVCFFFAKKLFNLLVVPFKWATKWAGLDPHKVELIYTAPQEFFFTQVKLAMFGGMVIAFPLIATQIYKFIAPGLYKNERNAFLPFLIASPILFLMGASLVYFFFTPMVMWFFLAMQQAGTDDQVQISLLPKVSEYLSLIMTLIFSFGLVFQLPVVTSLMTRVGMLSSKALAEKRKWAIVIAFVVAAVLTPPDPMSQIGLAIPTILLYEVAIWAARWIERSQERERLAREKQEAGETVADKTPDEPPAPAAS
- a CDS encoding protein-L-isoaspartate(D-aspartate) O-methyltransferase, which encodes MNLPIDDREGFAAFLLRLRGRGTVPKALIAAFEATPRRGFLAAHFHQLAWSDRMLPIECGEAIEGADMQAAVIAALAIESGNRVLEIGTGSGYTAAVMSRLAARIVTIDRYKTLVEQARQRFEALGIGNVIVRQADGSGGLPAEGPFDRIVAWAAFDSLPRFLLDQLSSGGIVIAPIGPEEGEQVLAKLTKVGSRFEREDIGLVRLQPILRSVAAII
- the scpB gene encoding SMC-Scp complex subunit ScpB; protein product: MSERANASVIPFKVDDELEGELDQASAENPAQNPAERLHMAEAVRMAEAIVFASAEPVSEKQLAARLPDGINVALAMAELQQVYARRGVNLVRVGDAWAFRTAGDLAFLMSRDTVQQRKLSRAALEVLAIIAYHQPVTRAEIEDIRGVETSKGTLDTLLETEWVRMRGRRKTPGRPVTYGTTETFLDHFALEEIRDLPGMEELKGAGLLSGRMPSNFSIPQPPADPDALTEDEDPLTDIDLEELGLLTPRVTED
- a CDS encoding twin-arginine translocase TatA/TatE family subunit gives rise to the protein MGSFSIWHWMIVLVIVLLVFGRGKIPELMGDMAKGIKSFKKGMADDDVADDKRTVEHRADETVSAVKEKASKS